A stretch of Drosophila gunungcola strain Sukarami chromosome 3L unlocalized genomic scaffold, Dgunungcola_SK_2 000002F, whole genome shotgun sequence DNA encodes these proteins:
- the LOC128257725 gene encoding uncharacterized protein LOC128257725 isoform X2 translates to MSSTICRVCLMNNETMVNIFDAKHESGISIASVISKCTGYKVELEDRLPKNICELCLQDAQNAFDIIDTYERSHQIFSFFIDVRKRERESPHSNCSKEGTIEKEESHALKRAEDEMERSHQVFSFLKDVREENQDSTDFNCSEEGTTEKEESHGENGKMENGKGEDNDNDDGLDDNSNYVPSSKDGNSKSVGGHRLNCPQSQKHRYRVVGQKQYKRIIICIHLFTLLYNSTIPNN, encoded by the exons ATGAGTTCGACAATATGTCGTGTTTGCCTGATGAACAACGAAACAATGGTTAATATTTTCGACGCAAAACACGAATCTGGGATCTCAATTGCGAGTGTGATATCGAAGTGCACCGGCTACAAAGTTGAACTAGAAGATCGACTTCCCAAAAACATTTGCGAATTATGCCTGCAGGATGCGCAGAACGCATTTGATATAATAGACACTTACGAGAGGAGCCACCAAATCTTCAGCTTTTTCATAGATGTACGAAAACGGGAACGGGAAAGTCCTCATTCCAATTGCTCCAAGGAAGGGACAATCGAGAAAGAGGAATCACATGCTTTAAAGAGAGCTGAAGACGAGATGGAGAGGAGCCACCAAGTCTTCAGCTTTCTCAAAGATGTACGTGAAGAAAACCAGGATAGTACTGATTTCAATTGCTCCGAGGAAGGGACAACCGAAAAAGAGGAATCACATggagaaaatggaaaaatggaaaatggaaaaggggAAGATAATGATAACGACGACGGGCTTGACGATAATTCAAACTATGTGCCTAGTTCCAAAGATGGCAACTCAAAAAGCGTCGGTGGTCATCGGCTTAATTGTCCCCAAT CTCAGAAACACAGATACCGCGttgttggccaaaaacaaTACAAACGTATAATCATCTGTATACATTTATTCACATTGTTATATAATTCTACAATACctaataattaa
- the LOC128257723 gene encoding beta-1,3-galactosyltransferase 1 isoform X2 — protein sequence MDKRSLCLLVICINVCLVIWLVSVQQPPMLEAEMSADFSGTGGSISSISSSTTTQPPTGRRSRGNLSKPNQIIHHQPSRTPSNNDSSLVSNTYLATPPPPMASQTPAPPGSSMHLMDLPNFAYLMDQPACDKDVRVLILVHSAVRNIDKRRIIRETWADRSYIDRTPLRVIFLVGGVGENAERWQQFLGRENHQHGDLIQGNFNDAYRNMTYKHVMALKWFNEKCAHAQLLVKVDDDVFMNTPQLVKYLATPSLPEHSMLLDPDLLLCRSVNRSRVKRTYRSKWRVTYKEYPNRFYPEYCPGMAIVYAPDVVHRLYEAAQKSKYFWVDDVLITGILAEETGTKITKLKYYLEQKDVRRLLSGGADLEEPPFLFTNHAILPDESMAIWQMALDRIQRPLLTHPASSSASASYASKSAPIVPSGNISEAQESTGLS from the exons ATGGACAAGCGATCGTTGTGCCTGCTGGTCATCTGCATCAATGTGTGCCTGGTCATTTGGCTGGTCAGTGTGCAGCAGCCGCCGATGTTGGAGGCGGAAATGTCAGCGGATTTTAGCGGCACAGGTGGCAGCATCAgtagcatcagcagcagcaccaccacacAACCGCCAACGGGGAGGAGGAGCCGGGGAAATCTGagcaaaccaaaccaaataaTACACCACCAGCCTAGTCGCACACCTAGTAATAACGATAGTAGCCTAGTAAGCAACACATacctggccacgcccccgccgCCGATGGCTTCGCAAACGCCCGCCCCCCCTGGCAGCAGTATGCACCTGATGGATCTGCCCAATTTCGCCTATCTGATGGATCAGCCCGCCTGTGATAAGGATGTGCGGGTGCTGATATTGGTCCATTCGGCAGTGAGGAATATTGACAAGCGGCGGATCATCCGGGAAACGTGGGCGGATCGCAGCTACATAGATCGGACCCCGCTCAGGGTCATCTTTCTGGTGGGCGGAGTGGGCGAGAATGCAGAGAGATGGCAACAGTTTCTGGGACGCGAGAACCACCAGCACGGCGATCTCATCCAGGGCAACTTCAACGATGCCTACCGCAACATGACCTACAAGCATGTGATGGCCCTCAAGTGGTTCAACGAGAAGTGTGCCCACGCCCAGCTGCTGGTCAAAGTGGACGACGATGTGTTCATGAACACGCCGCAGCTGGTCAAGTACCTGGCCACTCCCTCGCTGCCGGAGCACTCGATGCTCCTCGATCCGGACCTCCTGCTCTGCCGGTCCGTGAATCGGTCGAGGGTCAAGCGGACATATCGG TCCAAGTGGCGGGTGACCTACAAGGAGTACCCGAACCGCTTCTACCCGGAATACTGCCCCGGGATGGCCATCGTCTATGCACCGGATGTGGTGCATCGACTGTACGAGGCGGCGCAAAAGTCCAAATACTTCTGGGTGGACGACGTCCTAATCACCGGCATCCTGGCCGAGGAGACGGGCACCAAGATCACCAAGCTGAAATATTATCTCGAGCAGAAGGACGTTCGCAGGCTGCTCAGCGGTGGGGCTGATCTCGAAGAGCCCCCGTTCCTCTTCACCAATCACGCCATTCTGCCGGACGAGAGCATGGCCATTTGGCAGATGGCGCTGGACAGGATCCAGAGACCACTACTCACGCATCCCGCCTcctcatccgcatccgcatcctaCGCTTCCAAATCCGCACCAATTGTGCCAAGTGGGAACATTTCCGAGGCGCAGGAAAGCACTGGCCTCAGCTAG
- the LOC128257723 gene encoding gastrula zinc finger protein XlCGF57.1 isoform X1, with amino-acid sequence MHSSMCRVCLLSNQNMVNIFSAKHESGICIAKVISRCTGYEIAKEDRFPNTICASCLQDTENAFDIIETYERSNQFFSFLRDLREEEREYGDINIEGEESNGEKGSEGQEMKLGKDQSHSPALNESTKDDSDNVELYGSNNEPSTDDGLSKSDDGCPENLLKRNGTQKNERPFKCSQCSKAFKREYHLSMHMTAHGEERPFKCSQCSKNYKLKAHLLNHMQAHTGERSFECSHCSKTFIWKSQLKTHLLKHRAVRPYECSHCSKTFIWKSKLKTHLLKHTGERAFKCTQCSKAFKQKPHLAAHMLCHDLNRHLRALEEERPHKCAHCPKSFTWNSQLKTHMLKHTEERAFKCSQCPKTFKQKPHLSVHMITHGGERPFKCSQCSSQFRQSAHLVSHMRTHSEERPFKCSLCPKTFKLKFVLQVHLRVHTGERPHKCSICSKSFNLNSTLLSHMQKHTEKPPFQCSQCSKTFRQRTGLQGHMRTHREERPYNCSQCTSTFKRSSNLKTHMLKHTGERLFKCSHCSSSFQFKHCLVRHSKVHSEE; translated from the coding sequence ATGCATTCGTCAATGTGCCGTGTTTGCCTGTTGAGCAACCAAAATATGGTTAATATTTTCAGTGCCAAACACGAATCCGGCATTTGCATTGCGAAAGTAATATCGAGGTGCACTGGCTATGAAATTGCGAAAGAGGATCGCTTTCCGAATACCATTTGCGCGTCCTGCCTGCAGGATACGGAGAACGCATTCGATATTATTGAAACATACGAGAGGAGCAACCAATTCTTTAGCTTTTTAAGGGATTTACGAGAAGAGGAACGGGAATATGGAGATATAAATATCGAAGGAGAGGAATCAAATGGAGAGAAGGGAAGCGAAGGCCAAGAAATGAAACTTGGAAAAGATCAGTCCCATTCGCCAGCGTTGAACGAAAGCACGAAAGATGATAGTGATAATGTCGAGCTATATGGCTCGAACAACGAGCCTAGTACTGATGATGGACTGTCTAAGAGCGACGATGGTTGTCCGGAGAATCTTCTTAAACGAAACGGAACCCAGAAAAATGAAAGACCTTTCAAGTGTTCCCAGTGCTCAAAAGCTTTTAAGCGGGAGTATCATCTAAGTATGCACATGACAGCTCACGGAGAAGAACGACCATTCAAATGTTCACAGTGCTCAAAGAATTACAAACTAAAAGCACATCTTTTGAACCACATGCAAGCGCACACAGGAGAACGATCATTTGAGTGTTCCCACTGCTCAAAAACATTTATCTGGAAATCACAACTTAAGACACACTTGCTGAAGCACAGAGCAGTACGACCCTATGAGTGTTCCCACTGCTCAAAAACATTTATCTGGAAATCAAAACTTAAGACACACTTGCTGAAGCACACAGGAGAACGAGCATTCAAGTGTACTCAATGCTCAAAAGCTTTTAAGCAGAAACCTCATCTTGCGGCGCACATGCTTTGTCATGACCTCAATCGGCACTTGCGAGCCCTCGAAGAAGAACGACCTCATAAGTGTGCCCACTGCCCAAAATCATTCACCTGGAACTCACAACTTAAGACACACATGCTAAAGCACACAGAAGAACGAGCTTTCAAGTGTTCCCAATgcccaaaaacttttaagcaGAAACCTCATCTTAGCGTGCACATGATCACTCACGGAGGAGAACGACCATTCAAGTGTTCACAATGCTCAAGCCAATTCAGACAGAGCGCACACCTTGTAAGCCACATGCGAACACACTCAGAAGAACGACCATTTAAGTGTTCCCTGTGCCCCAAAACTTTCAAACTGAAATTTGTTCTTCAGGTGCACTTGCGAGTCCACACAGGAGAACGACCACACAAATGTTCTATCTGCTCAAAATCATTCAATCTGAACTCAACTCTGTTGAGCCACATgcaaaaacacacagaaaaaccACCCTTTCAGTGTTCCCAGTGCTCCAAAACATTCAGACAGAGAACTGGTCTTCAAGGACACATGCGAACGCACAGAGAAGAACGACCATATAACTGTTCCCAGTGCACTTCAACATTTAAACGAAGTTCAAATCTCAAGACACACATGCTAAAGCACACAGGAGAACGCCTCTTTAAGTGTTCTCATTGCTCATCGAGctttcaatttaaacattgtCTTGTGCGCCACTCTAAAGTGCACTCAGAAGAATGA
- the LOC128257725 gene encoding zinc finger protein 774-like isoform X1 produces MSSTICRVCLMNNETMVNIFDAKHESGISIASVISKCTGYKVELEDRLPKNICELCLQDAQNAFDIIDTYERSHQIFSFFIDVRKRERESPHSNCSKEGTIEKEESHALKRAEDEMERSHQVFSFLKDVREENQDSTDFNCSEEGTTEKEESHGENGKMENGKGEDNDNDDGLDDNSNYVPSSKDGNSKSVGGHRLNCPQCGKTIHKRSLKRHLQTHIEDRPHKCSHCSKSYTSHPQLKLHLNTHSEERAFKCSVCSKAFKQKSHLAQHLRIHTGERPYKCSICSNSFRLNSTMLSHMRTHAEERPFGCSQCSKTFRQKSGLRGHMTTHSQERPYSCSHCLTSCRKKSNLMKHMLTHTRERPFK; encoded by the coding sequence ATGAGTTCGACAATATGTCGTGTTTGCCTGATGAACAACGAAACAATGGTTAATATTTTCGACGCAAAACACGAATCTGGGATCTCAATTGCGAGTGTGATATCGAAGTGCACCGGCTACAAAGTTGAACTAGAAGATCGACTTCCCAAAAACATTTGCGAATTATGCCTGCAGGATGCGCAGAACGCATTTGATATAATAGACACTTACGAGAGGAGCCACCAAATCTTCAGCTTTTTCATAGATGTACGAAAACGGGAACGGGAAAGTCCTCATTCCAATTGCTCCAAGGAAGGGACAATCGAGAAAGAGGAATCACATGCTTTAAAGAGAGCTGAAGACGAGATGGAGAGGAGCCACCAAGTCTTCAGCTTTCTCAAAGATGTACGTGAAGAAAACCAGGATAGTACTGATTTCAATTGCTCCGAGGAAGGGACAACCGAAAAAGAGGAATCACATggagaaaatggaaaaatggaaaatggaaaaggggAAGATAATGATAACGACGACGGGCTTGACGATAATTCAAACTATGTGCCTAGTTCCAAAGATGGCAACTCAAAAAGCGTCGGTGGTCATCGGCTTAATTGTCCCCAATGTGGGAAAACTATCCACAAACGAAGCCTCAAACGACACTTGCAAACCCACATAGAAGATAGACCTCATAAGTGTTCCCACTGCTCAAAATCATACACCAGCCATCCCCAACTTAAGCTACACTTGAACACGCACTCAGAAGAACGAGCATTTAAGTGTTCCGTATGCTCAAAAGCTTTTAAGCAGAAGTCTCATCTTGCGCAGCACTTGCGAATCCATACAGGAGAACGACCATACAAATGTTCTATCTGCTCAAATTCATTTAGACTGAACTCAACTATGTTGAGCCACATGCGAACCCACGCTGAAGAACGACCCTTTGGGTGTTCCCAGTGCTCAAAAACATTCAGACAAAAATCCGGTCTTCGAGGTCACATGACAACCCACAGCCAAGAACGACCGTATAGCTGTTCCCACTGTCTTACATCGTGTCgcaaaaaatcaaatcttaTGAAACACATGCTAACGCACACAAGGGAACGACCTTTTAAGTGA
- the LOC128257726 gene encoding zinc finger protein interacting with ribonucleoprotein K-like, giving the protein MSSTICRVCLMNNETMVNIFDAKHESGISIANVISKCTGYKVELEDRLPKNICESCLQDAQNAFDIIDTYERSHQIFSFFIDVRKVKRESPHSNCSKEGTIEKEESHGENGKALKGAEDEIERSHQVFSFLKDVREENQDSTDFNCSEEGTTEKEESPGGNKKMENGKGEGNDNDDGNSKNVDDHRLNCPQCAKNIHKRSLKRHLRTHIEDRPHKCSHCSKSYTSHPQLKLHLKTHSGERAFKCSVCSKTFNQKSHLGPHLRIHTGERPYKCSICSNSFSQNATMLSHMRTHSEERPFGCSQCPKTFRQKAGLRGHMITHSQERPYSCSHCFTTSRTKSNLKKHMLTHTRERPFK; this is encoded by the coding sequence ATGAGTTCGACAATATGTCGTGTTTGCCTGATGAACAACGAAACAATGGTTAATATTTTCGACGCAAAACACGAATCTGGGATTTCCATTGCGAATGTGATATCGAAGTGCACCGGCTACAAAGTTGAACTAGAAGATCGACTTCCCAAAAACATTTGCGAATCATGCCTGCAGGATGCGCAGAACGCATTCGATATTATAGACACTTACGAGAGGAGCCACCAAATCTTCAGCTTTTTCATAGATGTACGAAAAGTGAAACGGGAAAGTCCTCATTCCAATTGCTCCAAGGAAGGGACAATCGAGAAAGAGGAATCACATggagaaaatggaaaagcttTAAAAGGAGCTGAAGACGAGATAGAGAGGAGCCACCAAGTCTTCAGCTTTCTCAAAGATGTACGTGAAGAGAACCAGGATAGTACTGATTTCAATTGCTCCGAGGAAGGGACAACCGAAAAAGAGGAATCACCTggaggaaataaaaaaatggaaaatggaaaaggggAAGGTAATGATAACGACGATGGCAACTCCAAAAACGTCGATGATCATCGTCTTAATTGTCCTCAATGTGCGAAAAATATCCACAAACGAAGCCTCAAACGACACTTGCGAACCCACATAGAAGATAGACCTCATAAGTGTTCCCACTGCTCAAAATCATACACCAGCCATCCCCAACTTAAGCTACACTTGAAAACGCACTCAGGAGAACGAGCATTTAAGTGTTCCGTATGCTCAAAAACTTTTAACCAGAAGTCTCATCTTGGGCCGCACTTGCGAATCCATACAGGAGAACGACCATACAAATGTTCTATCTGCTCAAATTCATTCAGTCAGAACGCAACTATGTTGAGCCACATGCGAACCCACTCTGAAGAACGACCCTTTGGGTGTTCCCAGTGCCCAAAAACATTCAGACAAAAAGCTGGTCTTCGAGGTCACATGATAACCCACAGCCAAGAACGACCGTATAGCTGTTCCCACTGCTTTACAACATCTCGCACAAAATCAAATCTTAAGAAACACATGCTAACGCACACAAGAGAACGACCTTTTAAGTGA